In one Brevibacterium sp. CBA3109 genomic region, the following are encoded:
- a CDS encoding Wadjet anti-phage system protein JetD domain-containing protein: protein MTMLTVAEARAKARNRLRSSMSTWATRHEPIGTSPDEGSEVSAPTAAVVEIALHPPTEKQVLQDQPAAMEWAGSWRKIASPDAGDSKPENLSHPVVDWTERSWARVGRQQIPLRLRLGTPETVANFVGGDDARQWRRLRDRTATIRSRFHDQHTAASAITAHTKRILGLGQAEFDTLLDVVEWLRDHPVGTLRPRQLPIRGVDSKWFETHRSLVTALLEATRRPDAIDVLDAQPRIRMRILDPNLAPSGLSDITAPVSQLSELTIAPRLVFVFENLESVLAMPAWISAVAVHGSGYAVDNVARLAWVHGARVIYWGDLDSHGFAILSRLRTHLPGVKSTLMDEGILIDHKDLWVQEPKPHAGKFPELTGTEARALARLRTEGDVRLEQERIPWGTVLERLTASAGEPALTAGEQG, encoded by the coding sequence ATGACGATGCTCACCGTCGCTGAGGCGCGGGCGAAGGCCCGCAACCGCCTGCGCTCATCCATGTCGACCTGGGCCACCCGGCATGAACCGATCGGCACCAGCCCAGACGAGGGCTCCGAGGTCAGTGCTCCCACCGCGGCGGTCGTCGAGATCGCCCTGCACCCGCCCACGGAGAAACAGGTGCTTCAGGACCAGCCGGCCGCAATGGAATGGGCCGGGAGCTGGCGGAAGATCGCCAGCCCCGATGCCGGCGATTCGAAGCCGGAGAACCTGAGCCATCCGGTCGTCGACTGGACCGAGCGCTCCTGGGCGCGGGTCGGCCGTCAACAGATCCCACTGCGCCTGCGGCTGGGAACCCCGGAGACTGTGGCGAATTTCGTCGGTGGGGACGATGCACGACAGTGGCGTCGTCTTCGGGACCGGACCGCGACGATCAGGTCACGGTTTCACGATCAGCACACGGCCGCCTCGGCGATCACGGCTCACACGAAACGGATCCTCGGACTCGGACAGGCCGAATTCGACACCCTCCTCGATGTTGTCGAATGGTTGCGCGATCACCCTGTGGGAACCCTGCGGCCCAGACAATTGCCGATCCGCGGAGTCGACTCGAAATGGTTCGAGACGCACCGCTCCTTGGTCACGGCACTGTTGGAGGCAACCAGGCGACCCGATGCAATAGACGTCCTCGACGCCCAACCGCGGATACGAATGCGCATCCTCGACCCAAATCTTGCGCCGTCAGGTCTGAGCGACATCACCGCGCCCGTGTCCCAACTGAGCGAGCTGACAATCGCGCCGCGGCTCGTCTTCGTGTTCGAGAACCTCGAATCTGTGCTCGCCATGCCCGCCTGGATCAGCGCCGTAGCGGTGCACGGCTCGGGCTATGCCGTGGACAATGTCGCCCGCCTGGCCTGGGTGCACGGGGCTCGCGTCATCTACTGGGGCGACCTCGACTCGCACGGCTTCGCGATCCTCTCGCGGTTGCGTACACACCTGCCGGGAGTGAAATCGACGCTCATGGACGAGGGCATACTCATCGATCACAAAGACCTGTGGGTGCAGGAGCCGAAACCACACGCAGGAAAGTTCCCGGAACTGACTGGGACGGAAGCCCGGGCGCTCGCCCGCCTGCGAACCGAGGGCGATGTCCGCCTCGAACAGGAGCGTATTCCCTGGGGCACGGTGCTGGAACGATTGACCGCCTCGGCGGGGGAGCCCGCGCTGACGGCGGGGGAACAGGGGTGA
- a CDS encoding MFS transporter, with the protein MTDRPRGGLAALCIAELASWGLLYYSLPVAVTPISAEMGWSQTTVTAALTMGLIVSALAGVHVGRLLDSHGPRTLMSLGTVIGIAALLLVAAAPNLIVFFLAWVLAGFAQAATLYPPAFAVVTRWYGADRVKPLTTITLVGGLASTVFAPIIAWLIDAAGWRTTYVVLAGILAVTALPLHLFFLNRKWTDEAAGQTRTPSWAEIRTITRSNRFIILQLAVALSTFTLFAVTINIIPLLLERGAAYGLAAVALGLVGFGQVAGRIFYPALERHTTSRARTVLLFACGAIGLWLLAFVPGPIWLLIGFGMLAGGVRGCITLLQATAVADRWGTANFGAINGVFVAPITVGTALAPVAGPALAGLVGGYPMMVIVMAVVLTGTTVLSART; encoded by the coding sequence GTGACCGACCGCCCCCGCGGAGGACTGGCCGCCCTCTGCATTGCCGAACTGGCCAGCTGGGGCCTGCTCTACTACTCGCTGCCGGTGGCGGTGACGCCGATCTCTGCCGAGATGGGTTGGAGCCAGACGACCGTGACCGCGGCACTGACCATGGGTCTCATCGTCTCGGCGCTCGCCGGTGTGCACGTCGGCAGACTGCTGGACTCCCACGGTCCACGAACGCTCATGAGCCTGGGCACGGTCATCGGCATCGCGGCATTGCTGCTGGTGGCGGCAGCACCGAACCTCATCGTCTTCTTCCTTGCCTGGGTGCTCGCGGGATTCGCGCAGGCGGCCACGCTCTACCCGCCCGCCTTCGCCGTCGTCACCCGCTGGTACGGGGCAGACCGGGTCAAGCCGCTGACGACGATCACTCTCGTCGGCGGCCTTGCTTCAACTGTGTTCGCGCCGATCATCGCCTGGCTCATCGATGCCGCCGGATGGCGCACAACCTACGTCGTCCTCGCCGGGATCCTGGCAGTCACAGCACTGCCGCTCCACCTGTTCTTCCTCAACCGGAAATGGACCGACGAGGCAGCCGGACAGACTCGGACCCCATCGTGGGCTGAGATCCGCACGATCACACGGTCGAATCGTTTCATCATCCTGCAGCTCGCCGTTGCCCTGTCGACCTTCACCCTCTTCGCTGTGACGATCAACATCATCCCGCTCCTCCTTGAGCGCGGAGCCGCATATGGGCTCGCAGCTGTCGCCCTCGGGCTCGTGGGTTTCGGGCAGGTCGCCGGACGGATCTTCTACCCCGCCCTCGAACGTCACACCACCTCGCGGGCCAGGACTGTGCTGCTGTTCGCCTGTGGGGCGATCGGACTGTGGCTCCTGGCCTTCGTTCCCGGACCGATCTGGTTGCTCATCGGCTTCGGCATGCTCGCCGGCGGCGTGCGCGGATGCATCACCCTGCTGCAGGCGACTGCTGTCGCCGATAGGTGGGGGACAGCCAACTTCGGGGCGATCAACGGAGTCTTCGTCGCCCCCATCACCGTCGGCACCGCGCTGGCACCGGTGGCGGGTCCCGCTCTCGCCGGGCTTGTGGGCGGCTATCCGATGATGGTGATCGTCATGGCCGTGGTGCTGACCGGGACGACGGTGCTCTCGGCGAGGACGTGA
- the ribB gene encoding 3,4-dihydroxy-2-butanone-4-phosphate synthase, with amino-acid sequence MTETTPTGARPNPTPLSAGHDRVQAHARLDPIHEAIAAFAAGRPIVVVDDEDRENEGDLIMAAEFAEAATMGFFVRYTSGVICAPMDAERAAALDLPPMVTANEDPKGTAYTISCDAVGVTTGISAAERALTGRHLAAAVPDPASITRPGHVFPLIAKSGGVRERPGHTEAGVEFARLAGATPVAMIGEVVHDDGSMMRFDALREFADAHTLVMVSIEELVDYLNESEREGTVSAALSSDVESRAHSSTAHSSTHESGANPPAIDSSTEVPLPTKHGSFRARAFTIDGHDHLGVFSGVDSAAVVDESTAQESSLRGPAPLVRVHSECLTGDVFGSHRCDCGEQLDLAMQRISEESGAVIYMTGHEGRGIGLGNKLRAYALQDRGLDTVDANRELGFHDDDRDYHATAEILRSIGLTRIRLLTNNPDKTRALEALGITIEAVVPLEIPARPENSNYLNTKRERMHHTLTLPSVVGSSTAWASITEKHHC; translated from the coding sequence ATGACTGAGACCACCCCGACAGGCGCGCGGCCCAACCCGACTCCGCTGAGCGCTGGGCACGATCGAGTTCAGGCACACGCACGGCTGGACCCGATCCACGAAGCAATCGCCGCCTTCGCTGCGGGCCGGCCCATCGTCGTCGTCGATGACGAGGACCGCGAGAACGAAGGCGACCTCATCATGGCCGCGGAGTTCGCCGAGGCTGCGACCATGGGCTTCTTCGTCCGCTACACCTCTGGTGTCATCTGTGCACCCATGGATGCTGAGCGTGCCGCTGCGCTCGATCTGCCGCCCATGGTCACCGCCAACGAAGACCCGAAGGGAACCGCCTACACGATCAGCTGCGACGCAGTCGGCGTGACCACAGGAATCAGTGCCGCCGAGCGGGCCCTGACCGGACGCCACCTTGCCGCCGCAGTTCCCGATCCGGCATCGATCACGCGCCCCGGACACGTGTTCCCGCTCATCGCCAAATCCGGTGGAGTCCGTGAACGCCCCGGCCACACGGAAGCTGGAGTCGAGTTCGCGCGTCTGGCAGGCGCCACTCCTGTGGCGATGATCGGCGAGGTCGTCCACGACGACGGCTCGATGATGCGCTTCGACGCCCTCCGTGAGTTCGCCGATGCCCACACACTCGTGATGGTCTCGATCGAAGAACTCGTCGATTACCTGAACGAATCAGAACGCGAAGGCACTGTGAGCGCCGCGCTCAGCTCGGATGTCGAATCGAGGGCTCACAGCTCGACTGCTCACAGCTCGACGCATGAGTCGGGTGCGAACCCGCCTGCGATCGATTCCTCGACGGAGGTGCCGCTGCCGACGAAGCACGGGAGCTTCAGAGCCCGCGCGTTCACGATCGACGGTCACGACCACCTCGGCGTGTTCTCCGGAGTGGACTCTGCCGCCGTTGTCGATGAGTCGACAGCTCAGGAGTCTTCGCTGCGGGGGCCCGCTCCTCTGGTTCGGGTGCATTCGGAGTGCCTGACCGGGGACGTCTTCGGGTCTCACCGATGTGACTGCGGAGAACAGCTGGATCTGGCGATGCAGCGAATCTCCGAGGAAAGCGGGGCCGTGATCTACATGACCGGCCACGAGGGCCGCGGAATCGGGCTAGGCAACAAACTCCGCGCGTATGCGCTGCAGGATCGGGGCCTGGACACGGTCGACGCCAACCGTGAGCTCGGCTTCCACGACGATGACCGTGACTACCACGCAACCGCGGAGATCCTGCGCTCGATCGGCCTGACCCGCATCCGCCTGCTGACGAACAACCCGGACAAGACCCGGGCGCTCGAAGCGCTGGGAATCACGATCGAGGCTGTGGTTCCGCTCGAGATCCCCGCACGGCCGGAGAACTCGAACTACCTGAACACCAAGCGCGAACGCATGCACCACACGCTGACCCTGCCCTCTGTGGTCGGAAGCTCCACGGCCTGGGCGTCCATCACTGAGAAGCACCACTGCTGA
- the ribD gene encoding bifunctional diaminohydroxyphosphoribosylaminopyrimidine deaminase/5-amino-6-(5-phosphoribosylamino)uracil reductase RibD has translation MSAALQAARNGHRGANPLVGASILTRDSQIVVGHHAGVGSPHAEVDAITTAIDLGVDLTETTLFVTLEPCNHTGRTGPCAQAIIAAGIPDVVFALPDSNDVAAGGEATLAEAGVRVRSGLGRDESLALNARWRDAVDAERPFVTAKIAQSLDGMVAASDGTSQWITSAESREHAHQFRSRVDGILVGTGTVLTDDPRLNARGPGGEPLDSQPVPIVLGLTPLPPESFLALNPDTVHLRTRDITAALGELHAHGMRHILIEGGPSVLGAFFAAGAVDEVFCYQAPLLIGPGKSSLSGMSTSTLSEAVSLVPDETAEPAVERLGPDVLLHFITGSASVGGTDGTDGTDGTDGTDNYTI, from the coding sequence ATGTCCGCGGCTCTGCAGGCTGCGCGAAACGGCCACCGAGGAGCAAATCCGCTGGTGGGAGCCTCGATCCTGACGAGGGACTCGCAGATCGTCGTCGGCCATCATGCAGGAGTGGGCAGTCCCCACGCCGAGGTGGACGCCATCACCACAGCCATCGACCTCGGCGTCGACCTCACCGAAACCACCCTGTTCGTGACCCTGGAGCCGTGCAACCACACCGGCCGGACCGGGCCGTGCGCCCAGGCGATCATCGCTGCCGGGATCCCCGATGTCGTCTTCGCTCTGCCGGATTCGAACGATGTCGCTGCCGGCGGTGAAGCCACCCTCGCCGAGGCGGGGGTCCGGGTCCGCTCCGGCCTGGGCCGCGACGAGTCGCTGGCTCTCAACGCCCGGTGGCGGGACGCCGTCGACGCCGAGCGTCCGTTCGTCACGGCAAAGATCGCGCAGAGTCTTGACGGCATGGTCGCAGCCTCCGACGGAACCAGCCAATGGATCACCTCGGCGGAGTCGAGGGAGCATGCGCATCAGTTCCGGTCCCGGGTCGACGGGATCCTCGTCGGCACCGGAACCGTCCTCACCGATGACCCGCGGCTCAATGCCAGAGGCCCAGGCGGTGAACCGCTGGATTCACAGCCGGTGCCCATCGTGCTCGGGCTGACGCCCCTGCCACCGGAATCCTTCCTCGCGCTCAACCCTGACACGGTTCACCTGCGCACACGCGACATCACGGCGGCACTGGGCGAACTGCATGCTCACGGTATGCGGCACATCCTCATCGAGGGCGGCCCCAGCGTACTTGGCGCCTTCTTCGCCGCCGGCGCAGTCGACGAAGTCTTCTGCTATCAGGCGCCCCTGCTGATCGGGCCGGGGAAGTCCAGTCTCTCGGGCATGAGCACTTCGACGCTGAGCGAGGCCGTCAGCCTGGTTCCCGACGAGACGGCCGAACCTGCAGTGGAGCGGCTTGGACCCGATGTGCTGCTGCACTTCATCACTGGCAGCGCCAGCGTCGGCGGCACTGACGGCACTGACGGCACTGACGGCACTGACGGCACTGACAACTACACCATCTGA
- a CDS encoding MFS transporter, translating to MSVSPGNEAQMKDDEGAEASILRQPRAVWAVAFAAVIAFMGIGLVDPILPAISAELHASPSQSMLLFTSYLFITGGMMFFTSFVSSRIGAKTTLLIGLILIVAFSALAGFSSSVDQIIGFRAGWGLGNALFISTALSTIVGAASGGAEKAIILYEAALGIGIATGPLLGGLLGGISWRGPFFGTAVLMAIGFIAIVILLPGGKSGVGGLTGSTEPIKLSATFRALARPGVLVLGIAALLYNFGFFILLAYSPFPVEAAAAKAGIEDFGAMGLGYVFFGWGMCVAITSVFGAPLLTKRLGRRRSLVVALIALAALLAVMGFLVESFVGIIVSVIVAGLILGVLNTVFTESAMEVSDLPRPVASGTYSGVRFIGGAMAPIVAGAVSESISTGAPYFFGAGVVLLSVVVIVIGWKALRRVDGHIDEAPVDEAYALTGGDA from the coding sequence ATGAGCGTCTCACCAGGTAATGAAGCACAGATGAAGGATGACGAGGGCGCGGAGGCATCTATTCTGCGTCAACCACGAGCAGTATGGGCAGTTGCGTTTGCCGCGGTCATCGCGTTCATGGGCATCGGACTGGTTGACCCGATCCTGCCCGCAATCTCCGCCGAACTCCACGCATCGCCGTCGCAGTCGATGCTGCTGTTCACCAGCTACCTGTTCATCACCGGTGGCATGATGTTCTTCACCAGCTTCGTCTCCTCCCGGATCGGCGCGAAGACCACGCTGCTCATCGGCCTCATCCTCATCGTCGCCTTCTCCGCCTTGGCAGGCTTCTCCAGCAGCGTCGACCAGATCATCGGCTTCCGTGCCGGCTGGGGGCTGGGCAACGCACTCTTCATCTCCACTGCGCTCTCGACCATTGTCGGTGCGGCTTCCGGCGGTGCCGAGAAGGCAATCATCCTCTACGAGGCCGCCCTGGGCATCGGCATCGCGACCGGTCCGCTGTTGGGCGGCCTGCTGGGAGGGATCTCCTGGCGCGGACCGTTCTTCGGCACCGCCGTCCTCATGGCCATCGGCTTCATTGCCATCGTGATCCTCCTGCCGGGTGGGAAGTCCGGCGTCGGTGGCCTCACAGGTTCGACCGAACCGATCAAGCTCAGTGCCACCTTCCGGGCCCTCGCACGCCCCGGTGTCCTCGTGCTCGGCATCGCCGCGCTGCTGTACAACTTCGGCTTCTTCATTCTGCTGGCCTACAGTCCCTTCCCTGTCGAAGCGGCTGCAGCGAAGGCCGGTATCGAAGACTTCGGGGCCATGGGTCTCGGCTACGTGTTCTTCGGCTGGGGAATGTGTGTGGCCATCACCTCTGTCTTCGGCGCACCTCTGCTGACCAAGCGTCTGGGCCGTCGCCGCAGCCTCGTCGTCGCATTGATCGCACTCGCCGCACTTCTGGCAGTGATGGGATTCCTCGTCGAATCCTTCGTCGGCATCATCGTCAGTGTGATCGTGGCCGGACTGATCCTGGGTGTCCTCAACACCGTCTTCACCGAATCAGCGATGGAGGTCAGCGACCTGCCTCGCCCCGTAGCCTCGGGGACCTACTCAGGCGTGCGCTTCATCGGCGGCGCCATGGCTCCCATCGTGGCCGGAGCTGTCTCCGAGTCGATCAGCACCGGCGCACCCTACTTCTTCGGCGCCGGCGTGGTGCTCCTGTCCGTCGTGGTCATTGTGATCGGATGGAAGGCCCTGCGTCGGGTCGACGGTCACATCGACGAAGCTCCTGTCGACGAGGCGTATGCCCTGACTGGGGGCGATGCCTGA
- the poxB gene encoding ubiquinone-dependent pyruvate dehydrogenase — MPTVAGNIVDTLVASGVKRVYGIPGDSLNGFTDALRVNPQLDWVHVRHEEAASFAASGEAALTGELAVCAGSCGPGNLHLINGLYDAQRSRVPVLAIAAQIPSDEIGSNYFQETHPTELFRECSVYVEHVATAEQMPRLLRIAMREAVEKRGVAVLVIPGDVGLTDISAAAEVVRSYAPRVIPAESQLDAAAKALNKGKKVTILAGAGTQGSHDELIAIASKLQAPIVHSLRGKEFIEYDNPYDVGMTGLLGFSSGYHALKGCDTLLMLGTDLPYQQFYPEDATVIQADVRGSQIGRRTRVDIGLVGTVADTVGELLPLIKPNRSSTHLKSMTKHYEKTRKDLDELATPSKRTIHPQYLTRLIDEMADDDAVFIPDVGSPVVWAARYLTMNGKRRLIGSFSHGSMANALSQSVGVQSAYPDRQTIAMAGDGGLAMLLGELITLTQNKLPVKAVVYNNSSLNFVELEMKAAGFVTFGTELSNPDFSTIAEAVGIKGFRVEKSKDLPKVVREFLAYDGAAVLDVVTERQELSMPPTITAEQAKGFALYAVRTVLSGKGDELIDLAQANIRQLF, encoded by the coding sequence ATGCCCACCGTCGCAGGAAACATCGTCGATACGCTCGTGGCCAGCGGAGTCAAGCGCGTCTACGGGATCCCGGGAGATTCGCTCAACGGCTTCACCGACGCTCTGCGCGTCAACCCTCAGCTCGACTGGGTCCACGTCCGCCACGAAGAGGCGGCATCCTTCGCCGCCAGCGGCGAGGCCGCACTGACCGGTGAACTCGCCGTCTGCGCAGGCAGCTGCGGACCGGGAAACCTCCACCTCATCAATGGCCTCTACGATGCCCAGCGCTCCCGTGTACCGGTCCTCGCGATCGCCGCCCAGATCCCCAGCGATGAGATCGGTTCGAACTACTTCCAGGAGACCCACCCGACCGAGCTGTTCCGCGAATGCAGCGTCTACGTCGAACACGTGGCGACCGCGGAGCAGATGCCGCGCCTGCTGCGCATTGCGATGCGTGAAGCCGTTGAGAAGCGTGGTGTTGCAGTCCTCGTCATCCCCGGTGACGTCGGACTCACCGACATCTCTGCCGCCGCCGAGGTGGTTCGGTCCTACGCGCCCCGTGTGATCCCCGCCGAATCCCAGCTCGACGCGGCTGCGAAGGCGCTGAACAAGGGCAAGAAGGTCACGATCCTCGCCGGCGCCGGAACGCAAGGCTCCCACGATGAGCTCATCGCCATCGCATCCAAGCTGCAGGCTCCGATCGTGCACTCGCTGCGCGGCAAGGAATTCATCGAATACGACAACCCCTACGACGTGGGGATGACCGGACTGCTCGGGTTCTCCTCGGGATACCATGCCCTCAAGGGCTGCGACACCCTGCTCATGCTGGGCACCGACCTGCCCTACCAGCAGTTCTATCCCGAGGATGCGACAGTCATCCAGGCCGATGTCCGAGGCTCCCAGATCGGTCGCCGGACACGCGTCGACATCGGGCTGGTGGGCACCGTAGCTGACACAGTCGGCGAACTCTTGCCGCTGATCAAGCCGAATCGCAGCAGCACGCACCTGAAGTCGATGACCAAGCACTACGAAAAGACCCGCAAAGACCTCGACGAACTCGCAACTCCGTCGAAGCGGACGATCCACCCGCAGTACCTGACCCGCCTCATCGATGAGATGGCCGACGACGATGCGGTGTTCATCCCGGACGTGGGCTCACCTGTTGTCTGGGCCGCCAGGTATCTGACCATGAACGGCAAGCGTCGGCTGATTGGGTCCTTCAGCCACGGCTCCATGGCCAATGCTCTTTCCCAGAGCGTCGGCGTGCAGTCGGCGTACCCGGATCGTCAGACCATCGCCATGGCCGGAGACGGCGGATTGGCGATGCTGCTGGGCGAGCTCATCACCCTCACGCAGAACAAGCTGCCGGTCAAGGCCGTCGTCTACAACAACTCCTCGCTGAACTTCGTGGAGCTGGAGATGAAGGCCGCCGGCTTCGTCACCTTCGGTACGGAGCTGTCGAATCCCGACTTCTCCACCATCGCCGAGGCGGTCGGCATCAAGGGCTTCCGCGTCGAGAAGTCGAAGGATCTGCCGAAGGTCGTGCGTGAATTCCTCGCCTACGACGGTGCCGCGGTGCTCGACGTGGTCACCGAACGGCAGGAGCTGTCAATGCCGCCGACGATCACCGCGGAACAGGCCAAGGGCTTCGCCCTCTACGCCGTTCGCACGGTGCTCTCCGGCAAGGGCGACGAACTCATCGACCTAGCCCAGGCAAACATCCGCCAGCTGTTCTGA
- a CDS encoding riboflavin synthase, producing the protein MFTGIIEELGTVAAIDHLDDSAVITIDAKGLVDDLGLGGSLAVNGVCLTSVRTGDASPPGSATAESPGPFVAESSGSFTAEVPGPFTAEVMGETLRLTGLGALRPGDQVNLERCTPAAGRFDGHVVQGHVDGCGELLSRDDHNEWSTLRIAIPSPLAPYTASKGSIALNGVSLTLTAVSEPSAENAWVEVGLIPATLTHTTFGELAPGDPVNVEVDVLAKYTARLLSFGAAPDTTVIFNSTTSTRQGADHD; encoded by the coding sequence ATGTTCACCGGCATCATCGAAGAGCTCGGCACCGTCGCGGCCATCGACCACTTGGACGATTCTGCTGTCATCACCATCGACGCCAAGGGCCTCGTCGACGACCTCGGTCTCGGCGGCTCACTGGCCGTCAACGGGGTGTGCCTGACCTCGGTCAGAACCGGCGATGCCTCGCCTCCAGGCAGCGCGACTGCCGAGTCGCCTGGCCCCTTTGTCGCGGAGTCGTCTGGCAGCTTCACCGCGGAAGTGCCCGGCCCCTTCACCGCCGAGGTGATGGGTGAGACCCTGCGTCTGACCGGGCTGGGAGCCTTGCGCCCCGGGGACCAGGTCAACCTGGAGAGATGCACGCCCGCCGCGGGGCGCTTCGACGGTCATGTGGTGCAGGGACATGTCGACGGTTGCGGGGAGCTGCTGAGCCGAGACGACCACAACGAGTGGTCGACGCTGCGGATCGCAATCCCGAGTCCTCTCGCTCCCTATACCGCCAGCAAAGGTTCCATCGCCCTCAACGGTGTCTCGCTGACGCTGACTGCGGTGTCCGAACCCTCTGCGGAAAACGCCTGGGTCGAGGTCGGACTCATCCCTGCCACACTGACCCACACCACGTTCGGCGAGCTGGCCCCCGGCGATCCGGTCAACGTCGAGGTGGACGTGCTCGCGAAGTACACCGCCCGCCTGCTGTCATTCGGTGCCGCCCCAGATACGACCGTCATCTTCAACTCAACCACCAGCACCCGGCAAGGAGCCGACCATGACTGA
- the ribH gene encoding 6,7-dimethyl-8-ribityllumazine synthase: protein MAHSGAPELTVSAADTRVAIVAASWHTQIMDGLVDGAQRAATEAGAEATLIRVPGSFELPMAAARLAPHFDAVVALGVVVRGGTPHFDYVCQAATDGLNRVAIDSCKPVGFGVLTCDTEEQGLDRAGLEGSQEDKGHEAMTAALVTAQALADYPIV, encoded by the coding sequence ATGGCACACTCCGGAGCACCCGAGCTCACCGTCTCCGCGGCCGATACTCGAGTCGCCATCGTTGCAGCATCCTGGCACACACAGATCATGGACGGTCTGGTCGACGGAGCCCAGCGGGCAGCCACCGAAGCCGGGGCCGAGGCCACCCTGATTCGAGTCCCGGGAAGCTTCGAATTGCCGATGGCTGCGGCACGTCTGGCTCCGCACTTCGACGCGGTCGTCGCACTCGGCGTCGTCGTCCGTGGCGGCACTCCGCACTTCGACTATGTCTGCCAGGCTGCCACTGACGGCCTCAACCGCGTCGCCATCGACTCGTGCAAACCGGTCGGTTTCGGGGTGCTGACCTGCGACACCGAGGAGCAGGGACTCGACCGTGCCGGGCTCGAGGGCTCGCAGGAAGACAAAGGCCACGAAGCCATGACCGCTGCACTGGTCACCGCGCAGGCTCTGGCGGACTACCCGATCGTGTGA
- a CDS encoding MarR family winged helix-turn-helix transcriptional regulator: MDDVDSAELVTGLVVVSSRLTRALRRVVGNEGELVTLRALGVVEQYQPVRVGHFAQGYLCSQPAATKVLARLEEAGYVLREASLSDRRASQFSLTDAGRARLAENRTVLAERMEPYFEALTPDDRLSVHRALGLVSQYLQEQHPVDADEVQQDEAQSG; this comes from the coding sequence ATGGATGATGTTGATTCGGCGGAGCTTGTCACTGGTCTTGTCGTCGTCTCCTCGCGCCTGACCAGGGCACTGAGGAGAGTCGTCGGCAACGAAGGCGAACTTGTCACGCTGCGTGCACTCGGCGTTGTCGAGCAGTACCAGCCTGTTCGAGTAGGCCATTTTGCGCAGGGGTATCTGTGCTCTCAGCCGGCGGCGACGAAGGTCCTGGCCCGCCTCGAGGAGGCAGGCTACGTTCTGCGTGAAGCCAGCCTCAGTGACAGAAGGGCGTCACAGTTCTCGCTGACCGACGCCGGTCGCGCAAGGTTGGCCGAGAATCGCACCGTTCTGGCCGAACGGATGGAGCCCTACTTCGAGGCTCTGACTCCCGACGACAGACTCAGTGTCCATCGGGCGCTGGGGCTGGTCTCGCAGTATCTGCAGGAGCAGCATCCCGTGGATGCCGATGAGGTCCAGCAGGACGAGGCGCAGTCCGGCTGA